One genomic region from Sphingobacterium sp. UGAL515B_05 encodes:
- a CDS encoding OmpA family protein has protein sequence MENQLLKGAKDFFDEEAVAQIGQVLNQDKEGVKQGLNVTIPALFLGLSQHSDSGSGFSALLERAKQHFANFDFHELLGSVTKADEPAGDPAVKGENAQGLLGSIFGGGLDTVLSTVAGYLGYDGRSIGKLMNFSLPAIFSSLTNKGQNWDFDRIGHVLEENKTAFAAAVPAGLGLGAFGKLFDGAHFSAPAESATEHAIPADVAKEVDSHKSISINPANELEAHKEPLSLPRAEESRAAIAETGSGSGSGGGWWKILIALVVLAALWFLFGKGCSGSKQDGATDTSVNKTTVESDSMKKGSSMVEREQTEVILPNGVKLAAFKGGIEDHLVQFLKSDYKSIGEDSLKNTWFDFDNLNFKTGTAEVLPESQVQLSNLAAILKAFSAANIKIGGYTDKTGNEDFNKKLSLERATAVKDYLSKEQLSKQVIGAEGYGSQFAKYKADAPESDRIMDRHVSISVR, from the coding sequence ATGGAAAATCAGCTTTTAAAAGGGGCGAAGGACTTTTTTGACGAAGAGGCGGTCGCTCAGATAGGGCAAGTTTTAAATCAGGATAAAGAGGGGGTAAAGCAAGGTTTGAATGTAACAATTCCCGCCTTGTTTTTAGGTTTAAGCCAACATTCCGATTCCGGTAGTGGGTTTTCGGCGCTACTTGAAAGGGCTAAGCAGCACTTTGCGAATTTTGATTTCCACGAGCTTCTCGGTAGTGTGACCAAAGCAGATGAGCCCGCGGGGGATCCTGCTGTGAAAGGCGAGAATGCTCAGGGTTTATTGGGATCAATATTTGGTGGGGGCTTGGATACTGTTTTGAGTACTGTTGCCGGTTATTTGGGGTATGATGGTAGGTCCATTGGGAAATTAATGAATTTTTCTTTGCCCGCGATATTCTCCAGTTTAACAAATAAGGGTCAAAATTGGGATTTTGATCGTATCGGTCATGTTTTGGAGGAAAATAAGACCGCTTTTGCTGCTGCTGTTCCCGCTGGGTTAGGCTTGGGCGCCTTTGGGAAGCTTTTTGATGGTGCACATTTTTCTGCACCGGCGGAATCCGCGACTGAACATGCAATTCCTGCTGATGTTGCTAAGGAGGTGGATAGTCATAAGTCAATATCCATTAATCCGGCAAATGAACTGGAAGCACATAAAGAGCCCTTGTCATTGCCAAGAGCGGAAGAGTCCAGGGCAGCAATCGCTGAAACCGGTTCTGGAAGCGGTTCCGGTGGCGGTTGGTGGAAGATTTTAATCGCCCTGGTCGTATTGGCTGCGCTTTGGTTTTTATTTGGAAAAGGCTGTAGTGGAAGCAAGCAAGACGGTGCTACCGACACCAGTGTAAATAAGACAACGGTAGAGTCAGATTCTATGAAGAAGGGTTCCAGTATGGTCGAGCGCGAGCAGACAGAGGTTATCCTACCTAACGGCGTCAAACTTGCTGCTTTTAAAGGCGGGATAGAGGATCACTTGGTCCAATTTTTAAAATCCGATTATAAATCGATTGGTGAAGATTCCCTGAAAAATACCTGGTTTGATTTCGATAACCTGAATTTCAAAACAGGTACAGCCGAGGTACTGCCTGAAAGTCAGGTGCAACTAAGTAATCTTGCAGCGATATTAAAGGCTTTTTCTGCAGCTAATATTAAGATCGGTGGCTATACAGACAAAACGGGCAATGAGGATTTCAATAAAAAGTTATCGCTTGAGCGGGCAACGGCTGTAAAGGATTACCTGAGTAAAGAGCAGCTTTCCAAACAGGTGATAGGTGCGGAAGGATACGGCTCACAGTTTGCCAAGTATAAGGCCGATGCGCCAGAATCTGATCGTATTATGGATCGGCATGTTTCGATAAGTGTTCGATAA
- a CDS encoding outer membrane beta-barrel protein, translated as MKKLLTTIILSVFLIKITTAQEETKEKGIEISGSVDTYWKYDFQNKPNINTYFTEDNNSVSIGMVDLAVKKKFKKASFVGELSFGPRGQYRSIMNGDGQAGDDKNSFHIQNLYVGYDLTEKLNLTAGFMGTFVGFEVISPTYNFHYSTSYLFGAGPFQDAGLKATYSFSDKVALMVGLFNDWNVYQDMNGVSHVGSQLAYTPNDKSSFYLNFLTGSSAGGKTNYSSGTLVDLVANYDFTSKFFLGLNATNYKKRDGGGYSGVALYPRIHFSEHFGLGLREEFFQTHKEEENGIPSSNILATTLTAEYNYHGFKFIPEIRIDKGNTERFIKNDLSPTKSAGQFLLACVYSF; from the coding sequence ATGAAAAAACTTCTAACAACCATCATTTTATCAGTATTTCTAATAAAAATAACCACAGCACAAGAGGAAACCAAAGAAAAAGGGATAGAAATATCCGGATCAGTGGATACTTATTGGAAATATGATTTTCAAAACAAACCTAATATCAACACCTATTTTACCGAAGACAACAACTCCGTCTCTATTGGGATGGTGGATTTGGCTGTAAAAAAGAAGTTTAAAAAAGCATCATTTGTCGGAGAATTATCTTTTGGCCCCAGAGGGCAATATCGATCCATTATGAATGGCGATGGCCAGGCTGGCGACGACAAAAACAGTTTCCATATCCAAAATCTATATGTAGGCTATGATCTAACCGAGAAACTCAATCTTACCGCAGGATTCATGGGAACATTTGTGGGTTTTGAAGTGATATCACCAACCTACAACTTCCATTATTCAACTTCTTATTTATTCGGCGCGGGCCCATTTCAAGACGCTGGTTTAAAAGCTACGTATAGTTTCTCAGACAAAGTGGCTTTAATGGTCGGACTATTTAACGACTGGAATGTCTATCAAGATATGAACGGAGTTTCCCATGTCGGCTCCCAACTGGCCTATACTCCCAATGATAAAAGCAGCTTTTATCTCAATTTCCTGACAGGATCCTCTGCTGGCGGTAAAACCAATTACAGCTCTGGAACCTTGGTCGATCTCGTTGCTAATTATGACTTCACCTCCAAATTTTTCCTTGGTTTAAATGCTACAAATTATAAAAAGAGAGATGGTGGGGGTTACTCTGGAGTAGCACTTTACCCAAGAATTCATTTTTCAGAACATTTCGGCCTAGGATTACGCGAAGAGTTTTTCCAAACGCATAAAGAGGAAGAAAATGGAATCCCTAGTTCCAACATCCTCGCAACCACCTTGACCGCAGAATATAATTACCATGGATTCAAATTTATTCCCGAAATCAGAATTGACAAAGGAAATACCGAACGATTCATCAAAAACGATCTAAGCCCAACCAAATCTGCAGGACAATTTCTGTTGGCCTGTGTCTACAGTTTCTAA
- a CDS encoding ammonium transporter yields the protein MKKIIPLIVLVLLGVLGLVFPSIDLSDLNKAEFDTGDTAWLLTSSALVLIMTPGLAFFYGGMVSKKNVISTMMQSFICMCLMTILWVIVGFSLAFGDDIGGIVGDPRTFFMMKGTLGNVAWGALPTIPLVLFAMFQLKFAIITPALITGAFAERIRFNSFMLFIILFSIFIYMPLAHATWHPEGILAKFGVLDFAGGTVVHMSAGWAALAAAIYLKGRKTQIHNPARISYVILGTALLWFGWFGFNAGSAGGANSLAAYAFATTTTASAMAAMAWIFVDIIRGKKPSAMGACIGAVVGLVAITPAAGFVSIPHAMIIGLVGALVSNLVVYLRSKTSIDDTLDVFPCHGVGGMVGMVLTGVFAHHNINPVVADNGLFFGETKLFFVHMVALFAVSFFAFVGSLVLLKITDLIAPLRVEETDEELGLDVSQHAEAL from the coding sequence ATGAAAAAAATTATTCCACTCATTGTTCTAGTTCTTTTGGGAGTATTGGGACTTGTATTTCCGTCCATCGACTTGTCTGATTTAAACAAGGCAGAATTTGATACGGGAGATACGGCCTGGTTGTTAACTTCTTCTGCATTGGTGTTGATTATGACACCTGGACTTGCTTTTTTTTATGGCGGTATGGTTAGCAAGAAGAATGTAATTTCAACGATGATGCAAAGCTTTATATGTATGTGTTTAATGACAATCCTCTGGGTCATTGTTGGCTTCAGTCTGGCTTTCGGCGATGATATCGGTGGTATTGTCGGTGATCCGCGTACATTTTTTATGATGAAAGGTACATTAGGGAATGTTGCTTGGGGAGCGCTTCCCACTATACCTTTGGTTTTGTTTGCGATGTTTCAATTGAAGTTTGCGATTATCACACCAGCATTGATTACGGGGGCTTTTGCGGAACGTATTCGTTTTAATTCATTTATGCTATTCATTATTCTGTTCAGTATTTTTATTTATATGCCATTGGCACATGCTACTTGGCACCCTGAAGGTATATTAGCAAAATTTGGTGTTCTTGATTTTGCAGGTGGTACCGTTGTTCATATGTCGGCAGGCTGGGCAGCATTAGCGGCAGCAATCTACTTAAAAGGACGTAAAACCCAGATTCATAACCCTGCACGTATCAGTTATGTCATATTGGGTACTGCTTTATTGTGGTTTGGTTGGTTTGGATTCAATGCGGGTTCTGCCGGTGGGGCAAATTCATTGGCGGCTTATGCTTTTGCGACAACAACGACAGCATCGGCAATGGCTGCAATGGCATGGATATTTGTTGATATCATCCGTGGAAAAAAACCTTCTGCAATGGGGGCATGTATTGGGGCTGTTGTTGGTCTGGTGGCAATTACACCTGCCGCTGGTTTTGTAAGCATTCCACATGCGATGATTATCGGTTTGGTGGGAGCATTGGTCAGCAACCTTGTGGTTTATCTCCGAAGTAAAACGAGTATCGATGATACATTGGATGTATTCCCTTGTCACGGTGTCGGTGGTATGGTCGGTATGGTACTTACCGGTGTGTTTGCTCATCATAACATCAACCCTGTTGTAGCGGACAATGGTCTGTTTTTTGGCGAAACTAAATTGTTTTTTGTCCATATGGTCGCGCTGTTTGCGGTGTCATTTTTCGCCTTCGTAGGATCATTGGTTCTGTTAAAAATCACCGATCTAATTGCTCCATTACGCGTTGAAGAAACGGATGAAGAGCTTGGTCTGGATGTTTCTCAGCATGCCGAGGCATTGTAA
- a CDS encoding lipocalin family protein, giving the protein MDKKKSLLLLATVALGTVAYNALKPVISRPDVVDPFDLDKYLGKWYEIARLDFRWERGLSQVSAEYSKNKDGSISVNNQGYSEEKERWKQSIGKAKFVNSPKEGALKVSFFGPFYNGYNIVKITPDYKYALIFGDNLDYMWILGRETEIPDRIRNEFLTYALQCGYETGELVWTKH; this is encoded by the coding sequence CTTTTAGCCACAGTAGCCTTAGGAACAGTCGCATACAATGCGCTGAAACCGGTCATTTCGCGTCCTGATGTCGTAGACCCTTTTGATCTGGATAAATATCTTGGAAAATGGTATGAAATAGCCCGGCTCGACTTTCGTTGGGAAAGAGGATTAAGTCAGGTATCCGCCGAGTACAGTAAAAATAAAGATGGTAGCATAAGCGTAAATAACCAAGGTTATTCTGAGGAAAAAGAACGGTGGAAACAATCTATCGGAAAAGCTAAATTTGTCAACAGCCCCAAGGAAGGCGCGCTTAAAGTATCCTTCTTTGGTCCATTTTACAATGGATATAATATAGTGAAAATAACGCCGGATTATAAATATGCACTTATCTTTGGTGACAACCTCGACTATATGTGGATATTGGGCCGTGAGACAGAAATTCCAGATCGAATTAGAAACGAATTTTTAACGTATGCCCTTCAATGCGGCTATGAAACCGGTGAGCTTGTATGGACAAAACATTAA